The Myotis daubentonii chromosome 9, mMyoDau2.1, whole genome shotgun sequence genome has a segment encoding these proteins:
- the UBQLN3 gene encoding ubiquilin-3: MAKSGEALPQGCPAPVQNPHLIKVTVKTPKDKEDFSVIDTCTIQQLKKEISQRFKAHPDQLVLIFAGKILKDPDSLAQCGVRDGLTVHLVIKMQRRTVGTESPDASVPSPAPGLLPQPSSIFPTEGPSTFSLGVLTGLSGLGLTSGSFPDQPSSLMWQNVSVPEFVAQIIDEPFIQGLLSNTGLVHQLVHDNPHMQQLIQHNPEIGHILNNPEIMRQTLEFLRNPAMMQEMMRSQDRALSNLESIPGGYNVLRTMYTDIMDPMLNAVQEQFGGNPFAATTTANATTNNSQPSRMENCAPLPNPWASTNGSSGSRQGRWPGDQDISEIRNRAPNILGSLGLYDYLQQLHETPLSLGTYLQGTASTLSPSQEAPPPGNRVPPTSSQVPPTSSQKPESGHPRPKESGAIKGKSSCPAFLRYPTNSSPRQNGSQDRSGNGSTGHSTSMPDLISGLGAAANRAPFDPSPSYPMVATSGIPDHSWLPPLAYPRSLRPDSVNQAPQLQDEIRRQLPLLLHLQAAMANPLAMRALLQIEQGLQVLVTEAPHLLLWFMPCLAGLGNMAGEAEPGEDTLMPEAPPPAPAPEVSPEQGSVELGLHSSPFLQILQALAGTNSQQLQPETHFRVQLEQLRAMGFLNPEANLQALIATGGDVDAAVEKLRQS, translated from the coding sequence ATGGCCAAAAGCGGAGAGGCCCTGCCACAGGGCTGTCCAGCACCAGTCCAGAATCCCCACCTCATCAAAGTGACAGTGAAGACACCCAAGGACAAGGAGGATTTCTCAGTCATAGACACTTGCACCATCCAGCAGCTGAAGAAAGAGATATCTCAGCGCTTTAAGGCTCACCCTGATCAGCTGGTCTTAATCTTTGCTGGCAAAATCCTCAAGGATCCTGACTCACTGGCACAGTGTGGCGTGAGAGATGGCCTCACTGTCCACCTGGTCATCAAGATGCAGCGCCGTACCGTGGGCACTGAGTCTCCAGATGCTTCAGTCCCTAGTCCAGCCCCTGGATTGCTCCCTCAGCCAAGCTCCATTTTCCCAACAGAAGGGCCATCCACATTTAGCTTAGGTGTCCTCACAGGTCTCAGTGGGCTGGGCCTGACTTCTGGTAGTTTCCCCGACCAGCCAAGCTCACTGATGTGGCAGAATGTATCTGTGCCCGAGTTTGTGGCTCAGATCATTGATGAGCCTTTCATCCAGGGTCTGCTGTCCAACACAGGCCTGGTGCATCAGCTGGTTCATGACAACCCCCATATGCAGCAGCTGATCCAGCACAACCCTGAGATCGGGCATATTCTCAACAATCCTGAAATCATGCGGCAGACACTGGAGTTTCTACGCAACCCTGCCATGATGCAAGAGATGATGCGTAGCCAGGACCGGGCGCTCAGTAACCTGGAGAGCATCCCCGGTGGCTACAATGTGCTTCGGACTATGTACACAGATATTATGGACCCAATGCTTAATGCAGTACAGGAGCAGTTTGGTGGCAATCCCTTTGCTGCTACCACTACTGCTAATGCTACCACTAACAACAGCCAACCTTCGAGGATGGAGAACTGCGCCCCTCTTCCCAACCCCTGGGCTTCCACAAATGGAAGCTcagggagcaggcagggcaggtggcctggggACCAGGACATATCTGAAATTAGAAATAGGGCTCCTAACATTCTGGGTAGTTTAGGGCTCTACGACTACCTCCAGCAATTACATGAGACCCCGCTGTCCCTGGGAACCTACCTGCAGGGGACTGCATCCACCCTCAGTCCAAGCCAAGAGGCACCGCCACCAGGAAACCGAGTTCCCCCAACCTCATCTCAAGTTCCACCGACTTCATCCCAGAAACCTGAGTCAGGCCATCCACGCCCCAAGGAGTCAGGAGCAATCAAAGGCAAATCCTCTTGCCCAGCATTCTTGAGATACCCCACAAACAGTAGTCCTAGACAAAATGGAAGCCAAGACCGTTCAGGGAATGGCTCCACTGGTCACAGCACCAGCATGCCTGATCTTATCTCAGGGCTGGGGGCTGCTGCCAACAGGGCCCCATTTGATCCTTCACCATCATACCCAATGGTAGCTACCTCTGGAATCCCTGATCATTCCTGGCTGCCACCACTAGCTTATCCAAGATCTCTGCGACCAGATAGCGTGAATCAGGCCCCACAATTACAGGATGAGATACGTCGGCAGCTGCCCTTGCTGCTGCATCTTCAGGCAGCCATGGCAAACCCTCTTGCCATGCGTGCCCTGCTTCAGATTGAGCAGGGTCTGCAGGTCCTAGTGACTGAGGCACCTCACCTCCTACTCTGGTTCATGCCTTGCCTAGCAGGGCTGGGAAATATGGCaggagaggcagagcctggagagGACACCCTTATGCCTGAGgctcccccaccagccccagcTCCTGAGGTTTCCCCAGAACAGGGTTCTGTGGAGCTAGGCCTACATTCCAGTCCCTTCCTCCAGATACTGCAAGCCCTAGCCGGTACCAAttcccagcagctgcagcccGAGACTCACTTCCGGGTGCAGCTAGAGCAACTGCGGGCCATGGGCTTTCTGAATCCCGAAGCCAACCTCCAGGCCCTCATTGCCACGGGAGGTGATGTGGATGCTGCGGTAGAGAAGCTGAGGCAGTCATAG